A stretch of the Acyrthosiphon pisum isolate AL4f chromosome A2, pea_aphid_22Mar2018_4r6ur, whole genome shotgun sequence genome encodes the following:
- the LOC100163554 gene encoding ADP-ribosylation factor 6 — protein sequence MGKLLSKIFGNKEMRILMLGLDAAGKTTILYKLKLGQSVTTIPTVGFNVETVIYKNVKINVWDVGGQDKIRPLWRHYYTGTQGLIFVVDCADRDRIDEAKQELHRIINDREMRDAIILIFANKQDLTNAMKPHEIQEKLGLTRIRDRNWYVQPSCATTGDGLHEGLAWLTSNFKQ from the exons ATGGGAAAGCTGCTTTCCaaaatttttggtaacaaagAGATGAGAATACTTATGCTTGGTTTGGATGCAGCTGGAAAAACTA CTAtcttgtacaaattaaaattgggTCAATCTGTGACGACAATACCAACAGTTGGCTTCAATGTAGAAACAGTGATTTACAAAAACGTGAAAATTAATGTTTGG gACGTCGGGGGTCAAGACAAAATACGTCCACTATGGCGACACTACTATACAGGCACACAAGGTTTGATCTTTGTTGTGGATTGTGCAGATCGTGATCGTATAGATGAAGCTAAGCAAGAGTTGCATCGGATAATAAATGACCGAGAGATGAGGGatgcaataattttaatatttgccaACAAACAAGACTTGACCAATG cAATGAAACCACACGAAATACAAGAAAAACTTGGACTAACCAGAATACGGGATAGAAATTGGTATGTTCAACCATCGTGTGCTACCACAGGAGATGGATTACATGAAGGCCTCGCTTGGCTcacatcaaattttaaacaatga
- the LOC100159463 gene encoding UDP-glucuronosyltransferase 2B28 — protein MKSISFAIVVFCALTIAQQTRSSEILVIFPTTAQSHYRVVRPLIHSLLDRGHKVLAITNFPDAVERANLSHIDISGLKPHSKFKTSNNGIIKSLKRVIGNANTYATILNHPTVAKLLQSRQKFDLVIAEFFTPTPIFAPIATVVDAPIVGFCPMITFPWINEVMGMETTMSYMPSLLSNSTDRMSFFQRIYNTVKSLFIEIAFNWMNTPMVRQINKNHYGIQTESVIKTMANLSMIMTNNYHSMFLPFPKLPGIVEVGGIHVVDEKPVPQDLNDFINGAEHGVVLFSLGSVVSEASLAADKLNNILDAFSKLKQRVIMKFDVEKYKIQLPVNVKVVKWFPQRDLLALPKVLLFISHAGMMSTIETIHCGKPMVAIPIFGDQMFNTNLLVEKQVAVAIEYKHLERLLGHLFVVLHFQLFVPVKTPISL, from the exons ATGAAGTCTATTTCGTTTGCCATCGTTGTTTTTTGTGCCTTAACAATCGCACAGCAGACTAGGTCTTCGGAAATCCTGGTCATATTCCCGACGACCGCCCAGAGTCATTACCGTGTCGTCCGACCACTAATCCACAGCTTATTGGACCGCGGACACAAAGTATTAGCGATCACGAATTTCCCGGATGCTGTGGAAAGAGCCAATTTATCACACATCGACATTTCGGGATTAAAACCACACTCGAAATTCAAGACCAGCAATAATGGAATAATTAAATCACTAAAGCGTGTAATCGGAAACGCCAACACATACGCGACTATTCTCAATCATCCGACAGTTGCAAAACTCCTACAGTCCCGTCAAAAATTCGACTTGGTGATTGCCGAATTTTTTACTCCTACACCGATATTTGCACCGATCGCCACAGTTGTGGATGCACCAATTGTTGGATTTTGTCCAATGATCACATTTCCGTGGATAAACGAGGTGATGGGAATGGAGACGACCATGTCTTATATGCCTAGTCTTCTCAGTAACTCCACAGACCGTATGTCATTTTTCCAGCGAATCTATAATACTGTGAAATCGTTATTCATCGAAATCGCGTTTAATTGGATGAACACCCCCATGGTTcggcaaattaataaaaaccattaCGGGATACAAACGGAATCAGTAATAAAAACGATGGCTAACTTAAGCATGATTATGACAAACAATTATCATAGCATGTTTTTACCCTTTCCCAAACTGCCCGGAATCGTTGAGGTTGGTGGTATTCATGTAGTCGACGAAAAACCTGTTCCGCAA GACTTGAACGATTTCATAAATGGTGCCGAACATGGTGTGGTCTTATTCAGTTTGGGCTCTGTCGTGTCGGAAGCATCGTTGGCCGCTGATAAACTGAATAACATACTCGATGCATTTTCGAAACTTAAACAAAGAGTCATAATGAAGTTTGAtgttgaaaaatacaaaatacagttACCAGTGAATGTAAAAGTAGTCAAATGGTTTCCACAGCGAGATCTTTTAG cGCTCCCAAaggtattactatttatatcaCATGCTGGTATGATGAGCACAATCGAAACAATACACTGTGGAAAACCAATGGTAGCTATACCGATATTCGGCGatcaaatgtttaatacaaatttgttgGTTGAAAAACAAGTGGCTGTCGCTATAGAATACAAACATTTAGAGA GATTATTAGGACACTTAtttgttgtattacattttcaactatTTGTACCAGTAAAAACAcccatatcattgtaa